A region from the Lentisphaera profundi genome encodes:
- a CDS encoding SPFH domain-containing protein, with product MTYKRQQKLALFTAIGSFVLLSIFALLISKSPENSYGPVLQAGLALLASALIALLSYFHAGACTRAAIEQQDLEDRPPEDNIFTDSEEKEFIGPQQRNLVSFRKLIIPIFLILISAIEFSGAIYFFNLSVPENLKLPEQGSNPFLLNSFLLFGLAFIFFATGKYLAGVAYGEKASLIRPSSGRLLFLAFASLIAGSASLLANYNHLQWIDHANKALACITLVLACERLLLWILDMYRPRESDEDESPVYESRLLSIFSRPSGFIGNLSDVMEYQFGFRISEEIIKGFLFKILFPFASLQLILLILFSAITYIPPGHTAIISGSGKSEIRQSGLSFSLPYPLSSVQRFETSKIHKLNFTMGPDLRTDREISKREFLADKSWTNEDYQASVFLTGAGKNSNTTGLAVLNAQVHYKIDTDKILDWAQFEEPEKQVKSIARRALTKTLLHNSFSELYQLSRQELEGSIANAIQKTMKENNTSLGIKIINVEVLNFQPHPVIADSWNQKLDAKEKARLILDQAKTYALSSEFSALSEKSAIENTSNSKFLMSQALSEADRDIFEIRLAAFRKYKTLYTQFEYIEVLTEHLSKVRKIVFTKEQKKIATLDLKKPQPNILDITE from the coding sequence ATGACCTATAAACGTCAACAAAAACTCGCTTTATTTACAGCTATTGGCAGCTTTGTCCTACTCAGTATTTTTGCCTTGCTCATAAGCAAATCGCCAGAAAACTCCTACGGCCCTGTTCTCCAAGCGGGACTCGCCTTACTCGCCAGTGCCTTGATTGCACTACTCTCTTATTTCCATGCTGGTGCATGTACTCGTGCCGCCATCGAGCAACAAGACTTAGAAGATCGTCCGCCCGAAGATAATATCTTTACAGATAGCGAAGAAAAGGAATTTATTGGGCCACAACAAAGAAATCTCGTCTCATTTCGCAAGCTGATTATACCTATTTTCCTCATCCTTATCTCCGCGATTGAATTTTCTGGTGCTATTTATTTTTTCAATCTATCTGTACCCGAAAATCTCAAACTTCCCGAGCAAGGCTCAAACCCTTTCTTACTGAATAGCTTTCTGCTCTTTGGCCTCGCTTTTATCTTTTTTGCCACAGGAAAGTACCTTGCTGGCGTAGCTTATGGCGAAAAAGCCAGCCTCATTCGTCCCTCCTCTGGTAGATTACTCTTTTTAGCCTTTGCTTCACTGATAGCAGGCTCTGCTTCCTTATTAGCCAACTACAATCACCTACAGTGGATCGATCATGCTAATAAAGCCTTAGCCTGCATCACCCTAGTCCTGGCTTGCGAAAGACTCCTGCTATGGATCCTCGATATGTACCGCCCGCGAGAATCTGATGAAGATGAATCTCCTGTCTACGAAAGTCGCCTACTCTCTATCTTTAGTCGCCCAAGTGGCTTCATTGGCAACCTCTCCGATGTCATGGAATACCAATTTGGCTTCCGCATTTCCGAAGAAATCATCAAAGGCTTTCTCTTTAAAATTCTGTTTCCTTTTGCGAGCCTGCAATTAATCCTACTGATTCTTTTCTCAGCTATCACTTATATTCCCCCAGGTCATACGGCTATCATTAGCGGCTCTGGAAAATCAGAAATTCGCCAATCAGGCCTGAGCTTCAGCCTTCCCTACCCACTGTCATCTGTACAGAGATTTGAAACCTCAAAAATTCATAAATTAAACTTCACTATGGGACCTGACCTCAGAACGGATCGCGAAATAAGTAAACGTGAATTTTTAGCCGACAAATCATGGACTAATGAAGATTACCAAGCCAGTGTATTCTTAACTGGAGCAGGCAAAAATTCTAACACCACAGGCCTAGCTGTACTAAACGCTCAAGTTCACTACAAAATCGACACTGACAAAATCCTTGATTGGGCTCAATTTGAAGAACCCGAAAAACAAGTCAAATCCATTGCTCGACGGGCCCTGACCAAAACATTGCTCCACAATAGCTTCTCGGAGCTTTATCAACTTTCTCGTCAAGAACTTGAAGGCTCCATCGCAAACGCGATTCAAAAGACCATGAAGGAAAATAATACTTCTTTAGGCATTAAAATCATTAATGTCGAAGTCCTCAATTTTCAGCCTCACCCGGTCATTGCAGATAGCTGGAATCAAAAGCTCGATGCCAAAGAAAAAGCGCGCCTCATTCTCGACCAGGCAAAAACTTATGCACTGAGTTCTGAGTTCTCCGCCCTGAGCGAAAAAAGTGCTATTGAGAATACTTCGAACTCCAAATTCCTTATGAGCCAAGCCCTCAGCGAAGCAGATCGTGACATCTTTGAGATTCGCCTTGCTGCTTTTCGCAAATATAAAACCCTCTACACTCAATTTGAGTATATCGAAGTGCTCACAGAACACTTAAGTAAAGTACGTAAAATTGTCTTTACGAAAGAGCAAAAGAAAATTGCGACCCTCGATTTAAAAAAACCACAACCCAATATCCTCGACATCACGGAGTAA
- a CDS encoding SPFH domain-containing protein yields MNKSSKTPLILSIIICLVMLVAMCSYSVGQSEAVVITSMGKQELETKPGLHFKFPWPIAKSSTINTKRQIFTGSARDIPTSDDILLSSQIAATWRISDPIIFRNSLGSLTEAQGTLKSLIETNQESVLRSKNRNDLFSSKGMQVTESELLNNLNGKTEKNYGITFDFVGITSFNVPATNSESILARMKEERTKEASLILSKAESEAKVMRDQADTKKAKLLAGAEAEARRKRGTSLVSITEQYEKHLEYSDFILFLKKLDALGEVSRYDTTLFLGPDTPIYDVLQPMKFQESK; encoded by the coding sequence ATGAACAAAAGCTCTAAAACACCTCTCATTTTATCTATTATCATCTGCCTAGTGATGCTCGTCGCCATGTGCTCATACAGCGTCGGCCAAAGTGAGGCCGTGGTCATAACCTCTATGGGCAAACAAGAACTTGAGACTAAGCCCGGTCTTCATTTCAAATTCCCATGGCCCATTGCCAAATCCTCTACCATCAATACCAAGCGCCAAATCTTCACTGGCTCAGCTCGAGATATCCCAACAAGTGACGACATCTTGCTATCCTCGCAAATCGCCGCTACTTGGCGCATTAGCGATCCAATCATTTTCCGTAACTCATTAGGCAGCCTCACTGAAGCTCAAGGCACGCTCAAATCTTTAATCGAAACAAATCAAGAGAGTGTTTTACGCTCAAAGAATCGCAATGATCTATTTTCTAGCAAAGGCATGCAAGTAACTGAATCCGAATTACTCAATAACTTAAATGGCAAAACTGAAAAAAACTACGGTATCACTTTTGATTTTGTCGGAATCACTAGCTTCAATGTACCTGCGACAAACTCAGAAAGTATTTTGGCACGCATGAAAGAAGAACGCACCAAAGAAGCCTCACTTATTTTATCAAAAGCTGAATCTGAAGCCAAAGTCATGCGTGATCAAGCAGACACCAAAAAAGCAAAACTCCTTGCAGGGGCAGAAGCCGAAGCAAGGAGAAAACGAGGCACGAGCTTAGTGAGTATTACCGAACAATACGAAAAACACTTGGAATATAGCGACTTCATCCTCTTTCTCAAAAAACTCGATGCGCTCGGTGAAGTCTCACGCTACGACACCACACTCTTCCTTGGTCCCGATACGCCCATTTATGATGTCCTTCAACCGATGAAATTTCAAGAGTCTAAATAA
- the hflK gene encoding protease modulator HflK, producing MPEETPEKGGLSSLQDALKTTFFFIRITMFLLVIGFIFSGVESIDKNEKALVLQFGKLKSTSNNNSSFVFAWPYPFDSVIKIKTSSSRSIKSNTFSPEINEADKIIQTTPNKALIPGKDGYLLTADMNILHCESTLRYTIQDLPKYLFDNEQLEILLHQVLDNALLQTVSARNIKQARQQKELRQSTQSLVNKRISDMQLGIEILSLELKTSFPLQMRKEANALSLASNQASKLINEAETYASKTVDEAESESANIISRADIDTTSLKARSDALLKTFLSLKGLYDKAPQMTRELLLREKMADILPDLEAVYFTDPENTELRLSLPRRPLQKKGELKK from the coding sequence ATGCCTGAAGAAACACCAGAAAAGGGAGGACTCTCCTCTCTACAGGATGCCCTAAAGACGACCTTCTTCTTTATACGCATCACGATGTTTTTACTTGTTATTGGCTTTATCTTTAGCGGTGTGGAAAGCATCGACAAAAATGAAAAGGCACTGGTCTTGCAATTCGGTAAATTAAAAAGCACGAGCAATAATAACTCAAGCTTTGTTTTTGCTTGGCCCTACCCTTTTGATTCGGTGATCAAAATTAAGACCTCGAGTTCACGCAGCATAAAATCCAACACTTTTAGTCCTGAAATTAACGAAGCTGACAAAATCATTCAAACAACTCCAAACAAAGCCCTTATCCCAGGCAAAGATGGCTACCTACTAACAGCTGATATGAATATCCTTCATTGTGAGTCCACCCTACGCTATACCATCCAGGATTTGCCAAAATACCTCTTTGATAATGAGCAACTCGAAATATTACTTCACCAAGTCCTCGATAACGCGCTGTTACAGACCGTTTCAGCTCGCAATATCAAACAAGCTCGTCAGCAAAAAGAACTCCGCCAGAGTACTCAATCTCTAGTTAATAAAAGAATCTCTGATATGCAATTGGGCATCGAGATTTTATCCCTCGAGCTAAAAACCTCTTTCCCTCTACAAATGAGAAAGGAAGCCAATGCCTTGAGCCTCGCTTCAAACCAAGCTTCTAAACTCATCAATGAAGCCGAAACTTATGCCAGTAAAACGGTCGATGAAGCTGAAAGTGAATCCGCCAATATCATTTCTAGAGCCGACATTGATACCACAAGCTTAAAAGCCCGCTCAGACGCTTTACTCAAAACCTTTCTTTCACTCAAAGGCCTTTACGACAAAGCACCCCAAATGACCCGTGAATTACTCTTACGAGAAAAAATGGCCGACATTCTCCCAGACCTCGAAGCCGTCTATTTTACCGATCCCGAGAATACCGAACTGCGTCTCTCACTTCCTCGTCGTCCACTCCAAAAGAAAGGGGAGCTCAAGAAATAA